One Brevibacillus choshinensis genomic window carries:
- a CDS encoding PBSX family phage terminase large subunit has translation MAKKRKRTTSFKFIPFSLKQKKLLMWWADSSPYRDYDMVIAEGAIRSGKTIGCIDSFITWSLEKHRHQNFIVAGKSMGALKRNVLEPMFQILTAKGIDYHYHRSENPHIIIGTNTYYLFGANNEASQDTLQGLTAAGAYLDEVALFPRSFVDQAIGRCSAETDGNGAKVFFNCNPAGPYHWFNTDFIDKAKEKRILVLHFTMDDNLSLSEKVKERFRRMFSGVFFKRYILGLWVMAEGVVYDMFDEDVHVVDELPTSFDRLFVGGDYGINNPTSFLLFGQKGKDFYAIREYYFDSKKVGKQKTVAQLAEDYLAFVGNNCPEVVFLDPSAAALILELKQKGVTNIRGADNSVTDGIQLVQNLLTGNGGRLFVHRSCVNLIREFFSYLWDPKAQARGEDEVIKENDHALDALRYALYTIWHLLRKAAAREDKRREGKGGWI, from the coding sequence ATGGCGAAGAAGCGTAAGCGCACCACCTCGTTCAAATTTATCCCATTCAGCTTGAAGCAAAAAAAGCTGCTCATGTGGTGGGCAGACAGTAGTCCATATCGTGATTACGATATGGTGATTGCCGAGGGCGCGATCCGGTCGGGGAAAACAATCGGCTGCATCGATTCGTTCATCACCTGGTCTCTGGAAAAACACCGTCATCAGAACTTCATCGTGGCCGGGAAGTCGATGGGTGCGCTAAAACGTAACGTTCTCGAGCCTATGTTCCAGATACTCACGGCCAAGGGGATCGATTACCACTACCATCGGTCTGAGAATCCCCACATCATCATCGGCACGAATACTTACTACCTATTCGGTGCGAACAACGAGGCCAGCCAGGATACCCTTCAGGGGCTGACGGCAGCAGGCGCGTATCTGGATGAGGTAGCGCTGTTTCCACGATCATTCGTTGACCAAGCAATTGGCCGCTGCTCTGCTGAGACGGATGGTAATGGGGCAAAGGTATTCTTCAACTGCAACCCTGCAGGTCCGTATCATTGGTTCAATACCGACTTCATCGACAAGGCGAAGGAAAAGCGCATCCTTGTTCTTCACTTCACGATGGACGACAACCTGAGTCTTTCCGAGAAGGTGAAGGAACGCTTCAGACGGATGTTCAGCGGCGTTTTCTTCAAGCGGTACATCCTTGGTCTATGGGTGATGGCCGAGGGTGTCGTCTATGACATGTTTGATGAAGATGTTCATGTGGTAGATGAACTCCCAACATCATTTGATCGTCTCTTTGTAGGCGGGGACTACGGTATCAATAACCCGACTTCGTTTCTACTGTTTGGTCAGAAAGGGAAAGACTTTTACGCTATCCGGGAGTATTATTTCGACTCCAAGAAAGTCGGTAAACAGAAGACAGTGGCCCAGCTGGCTGAGGATTATCTGGCGTTCGTTGGCAACAATTGTCCCGAGGTGGTATTCCTCGACCCATCTGCAGCAGCGCTGATTCTTGAATTGAAGCAGAAAGGTGTTACCAATATTAGAGGCGCTGACAACAGCGTGACAGACGGCATCCAGCTCGTGCAGAACTTGCTCACGGGTAATGGAGGCCGTCTTTTTGTTCATCGTTCGTGTGTAAACCTTATCCGGGAGTTCTTCTCATATCTGTGGGACCCGAAAGCCCAAGCAAGGGGAGAGGACGAGGTCATCAAGGAAAACGACCATGCGCTGGATGCGCTACGGTATGCCTTGTATACGATTTGGCACCTGCTGCGCAAAGC
- the terS gene encoding phage terminase small subunit: MAVDWDVIREEYERTEISLSDLADKHGIKYPTIKSRKQRQAWEKDASIDAKDASATKEDASTRSRAGPPKGNRNAVGSGAPKGNKNAVGNSGGAAPMRNLNAVTHGFFRKFFPEETLEIMEQIETRSPLDMLWDNIVIQYTAIIRAQQIMFVRDQEDETKVLKKFKPGMFGDEKEWEYQHAWDKQATFLQAQSRAMATFQSLIRQYEELCNKGLATEEQRLRVEKLKLEVGNLRGDTDGDAHQQNSGYAAALNAQAADVFADEVNEDGEEA; this comes from the coding sequence GTGGCGGTAGATTGGGACGTGATTAGAGAGGAATACGAGAGAACGGAAATTTCCTTGTCGGACTTGGCTGATAAGCACGGGATCAAGTACCCGACCATCAAAAGTCGGAAGCAACGTCAAGCATGGGAGAAGGATGCATCCATAGATGCAAAAGATGCATCTGCTACGAAAGAGGATGCATCCACACGGAGCCGGGCAGGACCACCAAAGGGGAATCGAAACGCTGTCGGCTCTGGAGCACCAAAAGGGAATAAAAATGCCGTGGGTAATTCGGGAGGAGCTGCGCCGATGCGCAACTTGAACGCCGTCACCCACGGCTTTTTTCGGAAGTTCTTCCCCGAAGAGACGTTGGAGATCATGGAGCAGATTGAGACACGCTCGCCGCTGGATATGCTCTGGGACAACATTGTGATCCAGTACACGGCGATCATCCGCGCGCAGCAGATCATGTTTGTACGGGACCAAGAGGACGAGACGAAGGTGCTGAAAAAGTTCAAACCGGGTATGTTCGGCGATGAAAAGGAATGGGAGTATCAGCATGCCTGGGACAAGCAGGCAACCTTCCTGCAGGCACAGTCCCGTGCAATGGCTACCTTCCAGTCACTCATTCGTCAGTACGAGGAATTGTGCAACAAGGGGCTGGCGACCGAGGAGCAGCGTCTACGAGTTGAGAAGCTGAAGCTAGAAGTGGGAAATCTACGTGGGGATACCGACGGCGATGCCCATCAACAAAACAGCGGATATGCCGCTGCCCTGAACGCACAGGCGGCAGATGTGTTTGCGGATGAGGTGAACGAAGATGGCGAAGAAGCGTAA